AGAAAACGGTGATATTAAATTTCAAATTTTGTGATGAAAGATGGGTAAAAATTGTAATGAATAAATTAATTGAAATAATGAATAAATTAAAACCAAAAAAAACCTATAATACAATAACTTACAAAAAAAATAATGAATTTTATTTTAATTAAATACTAACCCCATTGACTGAAAAAATAAAGAAGTTTAATTTAACACTATTTAAACCTTTAATTAACTTAAATTAACTCATAAAAAAAAGATTATCGCAACTTTTACTTCATTTCCTTTTACCAAAAAAGACAGTAAAAAGGTAAGAATTAGGATATATTAACTTTTTGCTATTAAAATTTATGATTTAAATTAAACTTAAAAAAACATGATAAGCGATATCAGAACTGATGAAAAAAAACGATTAAAAATTTGTTTGACAGACATACAATAGAATATAATAAACGAAGTCATTTAAACTTTTAATATAAAAAACGGCTTGTTTATTTTTGTGTTGCGAAACATAAAAAACAAATCAAGCCGATGATGTACCAAGTACTAGACAAAGATATAATAGAAAATGAAATAGTACCTAATCTTCCTAAGCCAAAACGAGGATTTTTTCCCAAAGCCCCTCTTGCTGAAATAGTAAATTGCATATTATACAAACTGAAAACAGGGGTTCAATGGGCTTATTTACCTGTAAAAAGTCTTTTTGCAGAGAATGTTTTGACCTATCAAAGTGTTTTCTATCATTTTCGTAAATGGTGTGTAAAAAATATTTGGCAAGATTGCTGGATAAAGCTATTATCAAAAAATAAATCGAAATTAGATTTATCCAGTGCAGATTTAGACGGGAGTCATACATCAGCATTACGGGGAGGAGAAGAGGTCGCTTATCAAGGGCGTAAAAAGAGAAAGACCACTACTTCGCTTTATTTTACAGATAGACAGGGACTTCCTTTAGCAATGTCAGACCCTATTGCAGGAAATCATAATGATCTGTATCATATTGAAATCTATTTTGATCAGATCACTCAAACATTAGAAAAGGCAGATATTGCTGTAAAGGGATTATTTATGAATGCTGATGCAGGGTTTGATGCTCAAAACTTCAGAAAGCATTGTGAAAATAAAGATATCATGGCAAATATTGCTTTCAATAAGCGTAATGGCTCAGACACAGACGAGATTTATTTTGATGAGCTTTTATACCATCAAAGATATACTATAGAAAGAACAAATGCTTGGTTAGACAGCTTTAGATCATTGCTCAATAGGTTTGATACTACTGTATCTAGTTGGAAATCTTTTAATTATTTAGCATTTATGGTCATTGCACTAAGAAAGTTTTATAACACAAAAAAGTTTAAATGACTTCAACATAAAAAAAGCTTATCCCCTATATGATATGTTTGCCATATAGAATTTTATCTATTGTTCTGTCGATCTATATCTACATCTATTACTTGTAGATAATTCTATAATATTATTCCTTTGTAGAATAATCCTTATTATTTTAAACAATAAAACAAACCATGAAAAAAAAACTATTATTCTTAAGCATGTTTTTTGCATCTTTTTTCAATTCCCAAGTAGGTATTAACACTGCCAATCCGCACACCTCTTTAGATATAGTAGGTAACGCAGATTCCACTTCTTCCAAGGATGGAGTAATGGCTCCAAGATTGACAAAACAACAACTAGCCTCAAAAGATTCAGGTACTTATTCAACATCTCAAATGGGTGCAATTGTATATATAACAGATATTACAACACCTACAGGAGTTATTCCTAGTCTTTCTCAAACAACGGAAATTAATTTACCCGGTTACTACTATTTCAATGGAACGACTTGGAAAAACATGAATGACAGTGCTTTAAATATTTACAACTCTAATGGATCACTTACTGCAGATAGAACTGTAACACAGGGAACACAAACTTTATCTTTTACAGGAACAGTAGCAAACTTATTCTCTGTAGATGGAAATACATTGTCAATAAATGCAGCTAATCACAGAGTTGGGATTGGAAACACAGCTCCTTCCGTAAAACTTGACATCAACTCTGGAGGAACTTCAGCATCTCCAGTACCAGCCATTAAAATTGTAGATGGTTATCAAGCGGCTGATAAAGTTTTGATGAGTGATGCTAATGGTGTTGGCGTTTGGCGAACACCAGCTTCTATAAAACCGACCGCAACTGGTATATTTCCAACCTCTGAAATAGTAACTAATTCTAATGGATCAGGCGTAAGATACTTAGGAGTCTATATAGACCTTACTCAAGGGAAATGGGTGATAAATGCTGGTTTAACTTTATTTAATAATACTTCCTCCTCAAGATACTGGCTTCACTCTTATCTTTCAACTTCTACAACAGCCATTGCACGTTCAGGATTTACACACTTAGGACCTGCTGGTGGCGGAACAAGCTTTGCAGGTGTGATCATTAATGGTGGAGGAAGTGACAATGATAATACACTTAATTTTTTGAGCGGAAGTTCTGTAATTAATGTGACAGCAGCCACTGTGCGAATTTATTTACTATTAGAGAATAAGGCAGCCAATCTTTGGAGATATAGTACTACAGCTCAGGAAAACTATTTTTATGCCGTTCCCATTAATTAAATAATCTTCCATTATAAACAATGTCTTCTCTTATTTTTGACGACTGCTAAAAACGATTCTAAAAACACAACGAGTCCGTCTTACAATTAGTATAAACGGACTCTTGGAGTTGCTAACTTTGTTAGGACACAATTCTTATACTCTTTATCTTTAAGAGTATGAGAAAGATCAGAAAAAATTTTAGATGTATTTTTTGCCACGAATGCGCGAATATTTTATGTCCCCACAGATGGCCATATTTTCAGAAGATATCGTTGATTTTCTTTGCTTCGCCTTTCCGGTCTTTTATAAGTAAAACGGCTTGGTGAGACTTAAAACGGGAGTTTTGAAAAAACTTGGTGGGGCTTCGTGTTCAATATGTAAAGTGTAAGGAAAAGAATCCGCTTCATTTGCAAAATCTACGAGAGCAAAAAATTTCATCTTAGAGGCTGTTTAAATTTTATTGCTAAAAATTTTTATAGCTATTTTGAGATGGATTTTTTGCTTCGTGTTTGCAGATTTAGCGGGCTAAATCAAAAATAGGAAGTGAAAAATACGCTCAAAAGAGCATCAAAATGGAGCAAAGATCAACTTCATTAAGGATAATAAATAAAACGGTAAAATTTTAAACAGGCTCTTATAGTATCTAAACTTTTTTGCCTAGTCCCCAACTTTTGTACTTGATTGCATATTATAAAAACTGAAAACAGTTGTCCAATGGGCATATTTATCTGTAAAAAGTCTTTTTGAAGAGACTGTTTTGAGCTATCAAAGTGTTTTCTGTCATTTTCGTAAATGGTGTGTAAAAAATATTTGGCAAGATTGCTGGATACAGCTATTATCAAAAAATAAATCGAAATTAGATTTATCCAGTGCAGATTTAGACGGGAGTCATCGGCATTACCGGGAGAAGAAGAGGGCGCTTATCAAGGGCGAAAAAAGAGAAAGACCAGTACTTCACTTTATTTTACAGATAGAGAGAGACTTCCTTTAGCCATGTCAGACCGTATTGCAGGAAATCATAATGATCTGTATCATATTGAAATTTATTTTGATCAAATCACTCAAATATTAGAAAAGGCAGATATTGCTGTACAGGGATTACTTATGAATGCTGATGCAGGATTTGATGCTCAAAACTTCAGAAAGCATTGTGAAAATAAAGATATCAGGCTAATATTGCTTTCAATAAGCGTAATGGCGCAGATACAGACGAGATTTATTTTGATGAGCTTTTATACCATCAAAGATATGCTATAGAAAGAACAAGCTTGGTTAGACCGCTTTAGATCATTGCTCAATAGGTTTGATACTACTGTATCTAGTTGGAAATCTTTTTAATTATTTAGCATTTATCGTCATTGCACTAAGAAAGTTTTATAACACAAAAAAGTTTAAATGACTTCAATTAATAAAACGTAAAATTGGTAATATCAAAAAAAGAAAAACCGCTATAGACATTTGTCCATAGCGGTTTTTTATGTTTTAGTGATTATTACTAATCAGTAATTACTTGACTTCTTCGAAGTCCGCATCCTGTACATCATCTGCACCACCTGCACTTCCTTCATTCTGAGTTCCTGCATCAGCACCCGGCTGTTGACCTTGTGCATACATTTCTTCTGAAGCTGCCATCCAAGCGGCATCTAAAGCTTCTGTTTTAGCTTTTACATCATCAGAATTTTTAGCTTCAAAAGCTGTTTTCAATTCTGCATGAGCTGCTTCAACCGCTGCTTTTTTGTCTGCTGATAATTTATCTCCAAATTCTTTCAATTGTTTTTCAGTCTGGAAGATCAATCCGTCAGCTTTGTTGAAAATTTCAACTTCTTCTTTTCTTTTGTTATCTGCAGCAGAATTTTCCTGAGCTTCTTTTTTCATTCTTTCAATTTCCTCATCAGAAAGTCCTGAAGAAGCCTGAATTTTAATATTCTGCTCCTTACCTGTTCCTTTATCTTTAGCGGATACATTCAAGATACCATTCGCATCGATATCGAAAGTTACCTCGATTTGAGGAACTCCTCTTGGTGCTGGTGGAATATCAGAAAGGTCGAATCTACCGATTTCTTTGTTATCGTTAAACATTGGTCTTTCTCCCTGTCCTACTCTGATGCTTACAGCCGGCTGGTTGTCAGAAGCTGTAGAGAATACTTCAGATTTTTTAGTTGGGATGGTAGTGTTGGCTTCAATTAATTTAGTGAAAACAGAACCCATTGTTTCAATACCTAGAGAAAGCGGCGTAACGTCTAATAAAAGAACGTCTGTTACATCACCTGTTAATACACCTCCCTGAATCGCAGCACCGATGGCTACAACCTCATCCGGATTTACCCCTTTTGAAGGCTTTTTACCGAAGAATTTTTCAACTTCTTCCTGAATAACAGGGATTCTTGTAGAACCTCCTACCAAAATTACTTCATCGATATCTGAAGTAGATAAACCTGCATCTTTCAACGCTTTAGCAACCGGTTCCATCGATCTTCTTACTAAATCAGCAGCCAACTGTTCGAATTTAGCTTTAGTTAAAGACTTCACTAAGTGCTTAGGACCTGTAGCCGTAGCAGTAATATAGGGAAGGTTGATTTCTGTTTGTGCAGAAGAAGACAATTCAATTTTAGCTTTTTCAGCAGCTTCTTTTAATCTCTGTAATGCGATTGCATCAGATTTTAAATCAACACCTTCTTCAGCTTTGAATTCGTCTGCCATCCAGTTGATGATCACATCATCAAAGTCATCACCTCCTAAGTGAGTATCACCATTTGTAGACAATACTTCGAATACACCGTCTCCTAAATCAAGAATAGAGATATCGAAAGTACCACCTCCAAGGTCATATACTGCAATTTTCTGATCCTTGTGAGCTTTATCTAAACCGTAAGCTAATGCTGCAGCTGTTGGCTCGTTGATGATTCTTTCTACTTTAAGACCAGCAATTTCACCCGCTTCTTTAGTAGCCTGTCTTTGTGCGTCATTGAAATAAGCAGGAACAGTAATTACCGCTCTTGTTACTTCCTGACCAAGATAATCTTCGGCAGTTTTCTTCATTTTCTGAAGGGTCATTGCAGAAATTTCCTGTGGCGTATATTCTCTATCGTCGATTTTTACTTTTACCGTGTCGTTTGGTCCGGATACTACTTCGTAAGGTACTCTTGAAATTTCTTTAGCATCTTCTTTGAAGTGTGTTCCGATAAATCTTTTAATAGAGTATACGGTTTTTCTTGGATTTGTTACAGCCTGTCTTTTCGCAGGATCCCCTACTTTTCTTTCACCATCTTCTGTAAATGCTACAATAGAAGGAGTCGTTCTTTTTCCTTCTGCATTAGGAATAACAACAGGGTCTTTTCCCTCCATTACAGCAACACAAGAGTTGGTTGTTCCTAAGTCAATTCCAATTATTTTACTCATAATATTTATATTTTTTCTAATTTTTAAATTATTTTACATTCAGTAATTCTCAATATCTGTACCATTCAATTTTTTATGACAAATTGACAGAATAAAATAAAAAACCCCGATGTAATCGGGGTTTAAAAACACAAATACTATGAAATAATTTCACTTATTTCCCTATGAATTTCATCAATTTAACATCATTTTTGTGACGGTACATTCTGACATCATATCGTCCGCTTGCCAAGTCTTTTGTATCAATTATGTCAGTTTCTGTTTTCAGTACATATCCTCTTCATCAATCCTTCTTCAGCATTAAAAATTTCCCTCCCACTTATATTAAATCAGTTCATGAGTTAATTTCTAAAGACTATTTTTGTCTGTCAGAAAATTTCTGCGCCATACTTCCGGCATCTGTCGTCGGCTTTGGAAAACCCCTTCATTTTCCGGTCTGTTCTGCATGCTCTTCGTCACAAAATCTACATCGTAAAAAGCGTGATTTTCATTCCCATGATTTCATGTCTTTTACACCTTAAATATAATTGATTTTTATGTGATGAAAACACCTCTATTACAGAAAAACGGGAAGCGTAAACAAAATAATTCCATTAATATAAAATTATTCACTAAAGGTTAAATTTCCCATTAGTTTTTAATAACTTTATTCAATTATAAATAAAAATATAACTCACACGATCATATCTTATTTAACATATTAAAATTTAATTAAAGCTTAACGTTAAAAAAGCCCTGTGAGACACGATGAATCACTACTTTTGATAAAATATAAACTAACGAATGTCATTACATTTTAACCCGAGAGATATTACCTGGCTAGCCTTCAATGAGAGGGTTTTACAAGAGGCAATGGACGAAAAGGTTCCTTTGCATTTAAGAATAAGATTTTTAGGAATATTCTCTAACAATCTGGATGAATTTTTCAGAGTTCGGGTAGCAGGATTAAAGCGTGCGATGGATTTTAAGGAAAAAGTAATTGCGGAATCCTTTTATCAGCCCCCTTCCAAGATCCTTCAAAAAATCAATGATATTGTCATCAGCCATCAGCAGAATTTCGATAAAACCTGGAGAAAAATCCAGAGCGAAATGGCTGAGCATAAGGTGTCCATTAAAACTTCCAAAAATTTAACGGCAAAACAGAGGGAATTTGTAAGAACTTATTTTGATGAAGTGGTGGAATCTAATGTAATTCCGATCCTGCTTCATGAAAATACGCCCATGCCCTATATGAGAGATAAGAGCCTTTATTTAGGGGTGGCAATGAGGAAAAAGGACTGGCAGTATTCCAGCAATTATGCGATCATTGAAATTCCGTCCCGTTTTGTGGGGCGATTTGTTCTACTCCCAACCGAAGATCCGGAGGAGAAGAACGTGATGCTTCTGGAAGATGTCATCACCTTCAATTTACCACATATTTTTTCTTATTTTGGCTATGACGAATTTTCGGCCAATGCTTTTAAAGTCACTAAAGATGCAGAAATGGATCTGGACAACGATATCCGGACCAATTTCGCAGAAAAAATAGAAAAAGGGTTAAAAAACAGGCGAAAAGGAAAGCCTACCCGTTTTGTGTTTGATAAAGACATGGATAAAGCATTACTGGAACTGCTTATCCGAAAATTAAATTTAACAAAAAAAGACAGCATTATCCCGGGTGGGAAAATTCATAATTTCAAGCATTTTATGGATTTCCCAGATGTTTTTGAAAAATATGAACGTCCTGTTGAGAGAACTTCTTTTACACATCCTGCATTTGAACATGGCGAAAGAGTAACTGATGTTATTTTAAAACATGATGTCTTGCTCAC
The sequence above is a segment of the Chryseobacterium sp. MYb264 genome. Coding sequences within it:
- a CDS encoding IS5 family transposase yields the protein MYQVLDKDIIENEIVPNLPKPKRGFFPKAPLAEIVNCILYKLKTGVQWAYLPVKSLFAENVLTYQSVFYHFRKWCVKNIWQDCWIKLLSKNKSKLDLSSADLDGSHTSALRGGEEVAYQGRKKRKTTTSLYFTDRQGLPLAMSDPIAGNHNDLYHIEIYFDQITQTLEKADIAVKGLFMNADAGFDAQNFRKHCENKDIMANIAFNKRNGSDTDEIYFDELLYHQRYTIERTNAWLDSFRSLLNRFDTTVSSWKSFNYLAFMVIALRKFYNTKKFK
- the dnaK gene encoding molecular chaperone DnaK → MSKIIGIDLGTTNSCVAVMEGKDPVVIPNAEGKRTTPSIVAFTEDGERKVGDPAKRQAVTNPRKTVYSIKRFIGTHFKEDAKEISRVPYEVVSGPNDTVKVKIDDREYTPQEISAMTLQKMKKTAEDYLGQEVTRAVITVPAYFNDAQRQATKEAGEIAGLKVERIINEPTAAALAYGLDKAHKDQKIAVYDLGGGTFDISILDLGDGVFEVLSTNGDTHLGGDDFDDVIINWMADEFKAEEGVDLKSDAIALQRLKEAAEKAKIELSSSAQTEINLPYITATATGPKHLVKSLTKAKFEQLAADLVRRSMEPVAKALKDAGLSTSDIDEVILVGGSTRIPVIQEEVEKFFGKKPSKGVNPDEVVAIGAAIQGGVLTGDVTDVLLLDVTPLSLGIETMGSVFTKLIEANTTIPTKKSEVFSTASDNQPAVSIRVGQGERPMFNDNKEIGRFDLSDIPPAPRGVPQIEVTFDIDANGILNVSAKDKGTGKEQNIKIQASSGLSDEEIERMKKEAQENSAADNKRKEEVEIFNKADGLIFQTEKQLKEFGDKLSADKKAAVEAAHAELKTAFEAKNSDDVKAKTEALDAAWMAASEEMYAQGQQPGADAGTQNEGSAGGADDVQDADFEEVK